GTCGTCGGTTCGCTGCCGCAGGCGCTCAAGAAACTCCGCGACTGCGACGTCCGCGTCATCCTGCCGAAATACAAGACGATCCCCGAACAATACCGGAAGAAGATGGAGTCGCTTGCGACGTTCTCGGTCCGCCTCGGCACGAAGAAGAGCGTCTACGTCGGCCTCCAGACCCTCCGGCTCGGCGCCGTCCGCTACTATTTCATCGACAACGAGTTCTCGTTCTTCCGCGACAAGGTCTACGACTACGGCGACGAGTCGGAACGCTTCGCCTTCTTCCAGAAAGCGGCCCTCGAAGCGGTCCGGTACATGGACTTCGTCCCCGACGTCGTCCATGTCCACGACTGGCACGCGGCGATGGTGCCGCTGCTCCTCCGGACGACCTACGCCGCCGCCTTCCCGAACGTTCGGACCGTCCTCACGATCCACAACCTCGCCTACCAGGGGATTTTCCCGCTCCAGGACTACACCCTCTTCAACCTCGAGTACGACAACCGCTTCGAGTTCGAGGGCTACCTCAACTTCCTGAAGTGCGGGATCGTCGCGGCCGACCGCGTGACGACGGTCTCGCCGACCTACGCGAAGGAGATCCTCACCGACTACTACGGCTACGGGATGCAGAAACTGCTTACCTGGCGCCAGGACACGCTCCTCGGCATCATGAACGGAATCGCGACCGCCGACTTCGACCCGTCGACCGATCCGGCCCTTTCCGTCCATTTCGGGCCGGACGACTTCCCCGCCGGCAAGCAAGCCTGCAAGAAGGACCTCTACGCCCGTCTCGACGCCGGCTTCGACGTCGACGCACCGCTCGTCGGGATCGTCTCGCGGCTCGTTTCGCAGAAGGGGTTCGACCTCATCGAGCGCGTCCTCGAGGAGATGCTTGCGACCGACGACTTCCGCCTCGTCGTCCTCGGCGACGGCGAGAAGAAGTACAACGAGTTCTTCCGCCGCGTCGCCGCCGATCATCCCGACAAGGTGCGCGTCACGATCGGCTACGACGACGCCCTCGCGCGCCGCATCTACGCCGCCGCCGACCTGTTTCTGATGCCGTCGAAGTTCGAGCCCTGCGGTCTCGGACAGCTGATCGCGATGCGCTACGGGACCCTGCCGCTGGTGCGCGAGACCGGCGGGCTCGTGGACTCGGTCAGACCCTACAACGAATACGAGGGGACGGGAACGGGCTTCTCGTTCACCCACTACAACGCCCACGACATGATGCATGTCCTGCGCTACGCCTTCCGCGTGCGCCGCGAACAACGCGGCGCCTGGAACGCGATGGTGAGACGCGCGATGGCGGCCGACTTCAGCTGGGAGGCATCCGCCCGCGCCTACAAGCAACTTTACAGGGAACTGATGAAGGACAAAGGAGCGAAATGATGGAAACATTGGCATTGATCCTCGCCGGCGGACGCGGTTCCCGGCTCGACATCCTCTCGGAAGACCGCGTGAAGCCGTCGGTCCCGTTTGCAGGCAAGTTCCGCATCATCGACTTCACGCTCTCCAACTGTTCGAACTCCGGCATCTACAACATCGCCATCCTGACCCAGTACCTGCCGCTGTCGCTGAACGACCACATCGGTTCCGGCAAGCCCTGGGACCTCGACCGCCGCGATTCGAAGGTGACGCTTTTGCAGCCGCATAGCGACTGGTACGCCGGCACCGCCGACGCTGTCCGGAAGAATCTCCAGTATGTCGAGAAGAGCGGCTCCAAGTACGTCCTGATTCTCTCCGGAGACCACATCTACAAGATGGACTACCGCAAGCTGATCCGCCAGCACGAGGAAACCGGGGCCGACCTGACGATCGCCGCCAAGGTCGTCGACATCCGCGAGGCGTCGCGCTTCGGGATCCTCGAGGCCGACGCGAAGAACGAGATCGTCGCCTTCGTCGAGAAGCCGAAGCAGCCGAAGTCCGACCTCGCCTCGATGGGCATCTACGTCTTCAACACCGACGTGCTCGTGAAGAAGATCAAGGAGAGCACCATCCCCGACCTCGACTTCGGCGCCCACATCATCCCGTCGATGATCGGCCGGGACAAGGTCTTCGCCTTCAAGTACTACGACTACTGGAAGGACGTCGGAACCTACGACTCCTACCTGCAGGCGAACCTCGAACTGATTGAGACCGTCGACAAGATCCCGCTCGACATGTACGATCCGAACTGGAAGATCTACACCAAGTCGGAGGACCTGCCGGCCGTGAAGGTCGGGTCGAAGGCCGTCATCCGCCAGGCGCTCCTCTCCAACGGCGCGATCGTCGCCGGCACGGTCGAGCGCAGCGTCCTGTCGCCGGGCGTGATCGTCCATCCGCTCGCCAAGGTGACGAACTCGGTCCTCCTCAACAACGTCGAGGTAAAGCCCGGCGCGATCGTCGAGAACTGCATCGTCGACAAGAAGACGGTCATCGGCGAGAACGCGATGGTCGGGTTCGGTACCGACCTGACGCCGAACCGGGACAACCCGGCGCTGCTTTCCTCCGGCATCACCGTCCTCGGGAAGCGCCTGCATGTCCCGAAGAACATGGTGATCGGGCGCAACTGCCGCATCTTCGCCTCCGCCGACCTGACGAAGCAGGAGGACGGCATCGTCCCCTCCGGATCCACCTTGAAATGACAACCGCCTCCGGGCGGTTTTTTCATGAAAAAACGGACCCGGCGCGAATGCCGGGTCCGTGATATCCAAATGGTGCTCCTACCTAGAATCGAACTAGAATCTCAGCCTTACCATGGCTGCGTTTTGCCATTAAACTATAGGAGCGTTTGCCTTTTCTATTATATCGAACGTTCCGTCAAAATGCAACAGTTTTCCACCGCGAAAGAACTTTTCCCCCGAACGGGGCGGCGCGAAGGCGAAACGGGGGATGCCCAAACGGCGGGAACGTGGTACAATGGGGACGATAACGCACATCGGAGGAAGAAAACCATGTTGAAGATCAGCCATTTCTCGAAAAGCTACGACGGCAAGAAGAAAGCCTGCGACGACGTGTCGCTCACGATCGAGGCGGGTGAAATCTACGGTTTCATCGGCCACAACGGCGCCGGCAAGACGACGCTCCTCAAGTCGATCGCCGGCATCCTCGATTTCGAGGACGGCGAGATCGAAGTCGACGGCCACTCGATCAAAAAGGACCCGCTTGCGGCCAAGCGCGTGCTGGCGTACATCCCCGACAATCCGGACGTCTACGAGCCGCTCACCGGCATGCAGTACCTGAACTTCGTATCCGACATCTTCGGCATCCCCGCCGCCGACCGCAAGCCGCGGATCGAGCGGTATGCCGCGATGTTCGAGATTCTCGGCGTCCTGAACGACCCGATCGCGACCTATTCGCACGGGATGAAGCAGAAACTCGTGATCATCTCCGCACTCGTCCACGAACCGAAGGTGTTCATCCTCGACGAACCGTTCGTCGGTCTCGACCCGAAGGCCGCCTTCCAGCTCAAGGAGATCTTCCGCGACCTCTGCGCGAAGGGTGCCCTGATCTTCTTCTCGACCCACATCCTCGAAGTCGCGGAGAAGCTGTGCACGAAGATCGCGATCATCCGCCGCGGTCAGATCGTCGCTTCCGGCCCGACGCAGGAGATCACGAAGGACGGTTCGCTCGAGGAAGTCTTCCTGGAGCTGATCGAAAAATGAGCGTGTACGGCACCCTGACGAAGACGCTCTTTCGGATCAACTTCAGTCCGCGCCGGATCCTCGGCACGAGCTATTCCGATTCGAAGGGAAAGCGGATCCTGATCGCCGTCGCGATCCTGTACGTCGTCGTCGCGTACTGGGGCGGCTTCGGTTACCTGTTCTACGACCTTGCGCGGACGCTTTCGGGCATTCCGGGGATGATCGAGAGCCTTTTGTTCTACGTCTACATCTACGCAATCGGCACGACGGTGATGATCGTCTTCTTCCGCGCCGACGCGATGCTGTTCCGCTTCGCCGACTTCTCGATCCTCGGAC
This genomic interval from Candidatus Izemoplasmatales bacterium contains the following:
- a CDS encoding glycogen synthase, with protein sequence MKVLFIAAECTPFVKIGGLADVVGSLPQALKKLRDCDVRVILPKYKTIPEQYRKKMESLATFSVRLGTKKSVYVGLQTLRLGAVRYYFIDNEFSFFRDKVYDYGDESERFAFFQKAALEAVRYMDFVPDVVHVHDWHAAMVPLLLRTTYAAAFPNVRTVLTIHNLAYQGIFPLQDYTLFNLEYDNRFEFEGYLNFLKCGIVAADRVTTVSPTYAKEILTDYYGYGMQKLLTWRQDTLLGIMNGIATADFDPSTDPALSVHFGPDDFPAGKQACKKDLYARLDAGFDVDAPLVGIVSRLVSQKGFDLIERVLEEMLATDDFRLVVLGDGEKKYNEFFRRVAADHPDKVRVTIGYDDALARRIYAAADLFLMPSKFEPCGLGQLIAMRYGTLPLVRETGGLVDSVRPYNEYEGTGTGFSFTHYNAHDMMHVLRYAFRVRREQRGAWNAMVRRAMAADFSWEASARAYKQLYRELMKDKGAK
- a CDS encoding glucose-1-phosphate adenylyltransferase family protein translates to METLALILAGGRGSRLDILSEDRVKPSVPFAGKFRIIDFTLSNCSNSGIYNIAILTQYLPLSLNDHIGSGKPWDLDRRDSKVTLLQPHSDWYAGTADAVRKNLQYVEKSGSKYVLILSGDHIYKMDYRKLIRQHEETGADLTIAAKVVDIREASRFGILEADAKNEIVAFVEKPKQPKSDLASMGIYVFNTDVLVKKIKESTIPDLDFGAHIIPSMIGRDKVFAFKYYDYWKDVGTYDSYLQANLELIETVDKIPLDMYDPNWKIYTKSEDLPAVKVGSKAVIRQALLSNGAIVAGTVERSVLSPGVIVHPLAKVTNSVLLNNVEVKPGAIVENCIVDKKTVIGENAMVGFGTDLTPNRDNPALLSSGITVLGKRLHVPKNMVIGRNCRIFASADLTKQEDGIVPSGSTLK
- a CDS encoding ABC transporter ATP-binding protein produces the protein MLKISHFSKSYDGKKKACDDVSLTIEAGEIYGFIGHNGAGKTTLLKSIAGILDFEDGEIEVDGHSIKKDPLAAKRVLAYIPDNPDVYEPLTGMQYLNFVSDIFGIPAADRKPRIERYAAMFEILGVLNDPIATYSHGMKQKLVIISALVHEPKVFILDEPFVGLDPKAAFQLKEIFRDLCAKGALIFFSTHILEVAEKLCTKIAIIRRGQIVASGPTQEITKDGSLEEVFLELIEK